A single genomic interval of Granulicella tundricola MP5ACTX9 harbors:
- a CDS encoding anti-sigma factor, translated as MNCTDFQNELPDLILTPGAKPSLAAVAHLKECPPCTEEYLSFQQTFAVLDTWTAPEPSPYFDQKMQVRLREEQAAPKMGWFESVMTRLQLNTGRQFRPAMIGALSLALIVGGGSFAGLNYNASHQQPAQASATINDLQILDRNEQAFEQLDQLQQDEDNQPTDDSGTPVQPAN; from the coding sequence ATGAACTGCACTGATTTCCAAAACGAACTGCCCGACCTGATCCTGACGCCTGGAGCCAAGCCCAGCCTTGCGGCGGTGGCTCATTTGAAGGAGTGCCCCCCCTGCACGGAGGAGTATCTCTCCTTCCAGCAGACCTTTGCGGTGCTGGATACGTGGACTGCGCCTGAACCCTCGCCCTACTTCGACCAGAAGATGCAGGTCCGTCTGCGCGAAGAGCAGGCTGCTCCGAAGATGGGCTGGTTTGAGTCCGTCATGACTCGTCTGCAGCTCAATACTGGGCGTCAGTTCCGTCCGGCCATGATCGGCGCACTCTCATTGGCACTGATTGTAGGCGGCGGCAGCTTTGCCGGGCTCAACTACAACGCATCCCACCAGCAGCCGGCGCAGGCCTCTGCGACCATCAATGACCTGCAGATCCTGGATCGGAACGAGCAGGCGTTTGAGCAACTCGATCAACTACAGCAGGATGAGGATAACCAGCCTACGGATGATTCCGGCACCCCGGTCCAGCCGGCAAACTGA
- a CDS encoding DUF3106 domain-containing protein, whose amino-acid sequence MKRFSTTRRASAWQRQLPALGLLLAGGFGFAQNRGPAPIVRQPPMMQQRAPMNQQRAFGPGQQNRPHLSEWMQSHSNLPLAQQQRALEMEPGFRQLQPDQQARMHERLTQLNGMTPEQRQRTIARTEAMERLNPDQRQQVRSASQQLGSLPPDRRMAVARAYRSLQNMPEPQRQSYLNSPQIRGQFNDQERGTLNNLLAVPPNLLLQPRRVAPYPATPYPQPYGPPQ is encoded by the coding sequence ATGAAACGTTTCTCGACAACCCGCCGTGCATCAGCCTGGCAAAGGCAGCTCCCTGCCCTCGGGCTGCTTCTGGCGGGCGGCTTTGGGTTTGCTCAGAACCGCGGGCCGGCCCCCATCGTGCGGCAGCCGCCGATGATGCAGCAGCGGGCTCCGATGAACCAGCAGCGGGCGTTTGGGCCCGGGCAGCAAAACCGGCCGCACCTGTCAGAGTGGATGCAATCCCATAGCAACCTTCCCCTGGCGCAGCAGCAGCGTGCGCTGGAGATGGAACCGGGCTTCCGGCAGCTTCAACCTGATCAACAGGCGAGAATGCATGAGCGTCTGACCCAACTTAACGGCATGACGCCGGAGCAAAGACAGCGCACGATCGCCCGGACCGAGGCGATGGAGCGGCTTAATCCTGATCAGCGACAGCAGGTTCGGAGCGCTTCCCAGCAGCTTGGGAGCCTTCCGCCGGATCGACGCATGGCAGTTGCCAGGGCGTACCGCAGTCTGCAGAATATGCCGGAGCCGCAACGCCAGAGCTACCTTAACTCTCCGCAGATTCGCGGACAGTTCAACGATCAGGAGCGTGGGACCCTGAATAATCTTCTGGCGGTTCCGCCCAACCTACTGCTGCAACCGCGGCGAGTGGCACCATACCCGGCAACCCCATATCCGCAGCCTTATGGACCTCCTCAGTAG
- a CDS encoding proline dehydrogenase family protein, with protein sequence MLRSFFISMSQNKSLRAFSEKSAVGKKLSSRFVAGMTVAAALEAAEQMNREGLAVSLDSLGESVMDEAHAHASAAIYHEVLDAIQQRGLNANVSVKLTQMGMDLDPSLAESIVAGMIIHAEEANTFVRIDMEGSEYTEATIQMTERLNARWPGRVGTVLQAYLYRTADDAQRLVEQGIRIRLCKGAYKEPAEIAFPEKSDVDENYERLMLYLSTSGVFCGMATHDETIIDTMRRFVEAKGLPKANFEFQMLYGIRRDLQRKLAAEGYGVRIYIPFGAEWYPYFMRRLAERPANVLFLAKNFFKR encoded by the coding sequence GTGCTTCGTTCTTTCTTTATCTCCATGTCGCAGAACAAGAGTCTGCGTGCCTTCTCTGAAAAGTCCGCGGTAGGCAAGAAGCTTTCCAGCCGTTTCGTCGCAGGCATGACCGTCGCCGCCGCCCTTGAGGCAGCCGAGCAGATGAACCGTGAAGGCCTCGCCGTCTCGCTCGACTCCCTCGGCGAAAGCGTCATGGATGAAGCCCACGCCCACGCCAGCGCCGCCATCTATCATGAGGTCCTGGACGCGATCCAGCAGCGCGGACTCAACGCCAACGTCAGCGTCAAGCTCACCCAGATGGGCATGGACCTGGACCCCTCGCTCGCGGAAAGCATCGTCGCCGGCATGATCATCCACGCCGAGGAAGCCAACACCTTCGTCCGCATCGACATGGAGGGTTCCGAATACACGGAAGCCACCATCCAGATGACCGAGCGCCTCAACGCACGCTGGCCCGGCCGCGTCGGCACCGTCCTTCAGGCCTATCTCTACCGCACCGCAGACGATGCCCAGCGCCTGGTCGAGCAGGGAATCCGCATCCGCCTCTGCAAAGGGGCCTATAAGGAGCCGGCAGAGATCGCTTTCCCGGAAAAATCCGACGTCGACGAAAACTACGAGCGCCTGATGCTCTACTTGTCCACCAGCGGAGTTTTCTGCGGCATGGCCACCCACGATGAGACCATCATTGACACCATGCGCCGCTTCGTCGAAGCCAAGGGCCTGCCCAAAGCGAACTTTGAGTTCCAGATGCTCTACGGCATCCGCCGCGACCTCCAGCGCAAACTCGCCGCGGAAGGTTACGGCGTCCGTATCTACATCCCGTTCGGCGCTGAGTGGTACCCCTACTTCATGCGCCGCCTCGCGGAACGTCCCGCCAACGTCCTCTTCCTGGCCAAGAACTTCTTCAAACGCTAG
- a CDS encoding ankyrin repeat domain-containing protein, protein MRHNRLKRLMICICLLGQAKPSVHAQTIDAIPSTHAAMFYPPIARVAKISGDVEITYRIDSAGQITDVNSVSDPEILRKAAVDQVKSWRFKSDGGVGQRAVVFHFKLTAPDLEDTSGNSTTHVLTTGGEVEVSSGAGSDVSREGCPLPPQRVPTNGQTPRDFVETGWPLLRVEASGKVWWNPPGEWDAPDWNKATKSEIPSQSARALIERFRTEAFWRLCTSYSRNVTETPTNFLRVSLGGLEKDVNVHGIEGLASFDDLFQAIHEATNSHQWRVGDPKTEQMGDMGADVWLPKPGRTKLMASAHFGKLEDVQTALDSGDSVNSHDESGWTPLMYAVGGYQTAKVVEFLLAKGADVQAAGLHGETVLMFAALRGDADQELIAAGARVNARTSRGATALMLLAQKAETDDLKVLLRAGADARMKDSEGLTAADYLMAASCGRSLVSTDTHPWMTVGYGSCNALNADEVLSTASLLRAEGVVATKHWTVAGDLEATP, encoded by the coding sequence TTGCGACATAATCGCCTAAAGCGGCTGATGATCTGCATCTGCCTCTTAGGGCAAGCGAAGCCATCTGTTCATGCACAAACAATTGACGCGATCCCTTCAACTCACGCAGCGATGTTCTATCCGCCCATTGCACGTGTTGCAAAGATCTCAGGTGATGTTGAAATCACCTATCGGATCGACAGCGCAGGGCAGATAACGGACGTAAACAGCGTCTCTGATCCCGAAATCCTGCGAAAAGCGGCTGTCGATCAGGTCAAAAGTTGGCGTTTCAAATCCGACGGCGGCGTTGGCCAGCGAGCTGTTGTCTTCCATTTCAAACTGACAGCCCCTGATCTTGAGGATACAAGCGGCAACTCGACCACTCACGTTCTCACAACGGGCGGGGAAGTCGAAGTATCGAGTGGAGCTGGCTCCGATGTCAGCCGGGAAGGATGCCCGCTTCCTCCGCAACGAGTCCCCACGAACGGCCAGACCCCGCGAGACTTTGTCGAAACCGGCTGGCCCTTATTAAGAGTCGAAGCATCCGGAAAAGTCTGGTGGAATCCTCCCGGAGAATGGGACGCCCCAGACTGGAATAAAGCCACAAAGTCCGAGATCCCCAGTCAATCCGCGCGAGCGCTGATTGAACGCTTCAGAACCGAAGCCTTCTGGCGCTTGTGCACTTCTTACTCGCGAAATGTGACGGAAACTCCTACCAACTTCCTGCGCGTCTCTTTGGGCGGCCTGGAAAAGGATGTGAACGTGCATGGGATCGAGGGTCTCGCTTCCTTTGACGATCTGTTTCAGGCAATCCATGAGGCGACCAACTCTCATCAATGGCGTGTCGGTGATCCAAAGACCGAGCAGATGGGAGACATGGGGGCCGATGTCTGGCTTCCCAAGCCTGGACGCACGAAGCTAATGGCCTCAGCCCACTTCGGGAAACTGGAAGACGTTCAGACTGCCCTCGACTCAGGCGACTCCGTAAACAGCCACGATGAGAGCGGTTGGACTCCACTTATGTACGCTGTCGGCGGGTATCAGACCGCTAAGGTCGTTGAGTTTCTGCTCGCTAAAGGGGCAGACGTACAAGCGGCCGGACTCCATGGAGAAACGGTACTCATGTTTGCCGCGCTTCGCGGAGACGCAGACCAGGAACTGATCGCGGCGGGTGCCAGGGTCAACGCCCGGACAAGCCGAGGAGCAACGGCGCTAATGCTATTAGCCCAAAAAGCAGAGACGGACGACCTCAAGGTTCTTCTCCGCGCTGGCGCGGATGCGCGAATGAAAGATTCTGAGGGCCTCACCGCCGCAGACTATCTCATGGCCGCGAGCTGCGGACGAAGTCTCGTCTCAACTGACACACATCCATGGATGACGGTCGGCTATGGAAGCTGCAACGCGTTGAACGCCGATGAAGTGCTTTCAACGGCATCACTCCTGAGAGCAGAAGGTGTGGTGGCGACGAAACACTGGACCGTGGCAGGAGACCTGGAAGCAACTCCATAG